A single region of the Pyricularia oryzae 70-15 chromosome 4, whole genome shotgun sequence genome encodes:
- a CDS encoding vesicular integral-membrane protein VIP36, which produces MWFTSCLSALCLAATGALAAISVDDSGEVKSIGLRTHSLMQPYLDSDMQSRWYDFGGDTIIRTDQYIRLTSDRPSQMGSLWSRVPLTATNWEIEVEFKIHGKHQLYGDGFAMWVTKGRNDVGPVFGNADKFEGLGLFFDTYKNNRPGVVFPYVMAMVGDGHTAYDKDTDGKGNEFAGCSARGIRHASIPTKFRLTYFQDKSLKLELHYKSDGEWTTCFETDEPPTIPQVAYLGFTAETGELSDNHDIISISAKNLYTAQPSGSKDNKKADKTKGKKAKKVKEHKEGGSWTWMMIKIFLFIVVIGGAYVGYTAWKTNKRSHRF; this is translated from the exons ATGTGGTTTACATCTTGCCTGTCGGCCTTGTGCCTAGCCGCAACCGGCGCGCTGGCGGCTATTTCTGTAGATGACTCTGGAGAAGTCAAGAGCATAGGG CTCAGGACACACTCCCTCATGCAG CCCTACCTAGACTCTGATATGCAAAGTCGGTGGTATGACTTTGGAGGAGATACCATTATCCGAACGGACCA ATATATCCGCCTCACTTCGGACAGGCCGTCACAGATGGGCTCCTTGTGGTCGCGCGTACCATTGACAGCAACAAACTGGGAAATTGAGGTCGAGTTTAAGATACACGGCAAGCACCAGCTTTACGGTGACGGCTTCGCCATGTGGGTGACTAAAGGGCGCAACGATGTTGGCCCTGTATTTGGCAACGCCGACAAATTTGAGGGTCTGGGTCTCTTCTTCGATACCTACAAGAACAACCGCCCGGGCGTGGTCTTCCCCTACGTCATGGCCATGGTTGGTGACGGACACACGGCATACGACAAGGACACTGATGGAAAGGGCAACGAGTTTGCGGGCTGCTCGGCCCGCGGAATCCGACACGCCAGCATTCCGACAAAGTTCCGCCTTACCTACTTCCAGGACAAGTCCCTCAAGCTGGAGCTGCATTACAAGTCGGATGGCGAGTGGACTACGTGCTTCGAGACAGACGAGCCGCCCACGATCCCACAAGTCGCGTACCTGGGATTCACCGCCGAGACTGGTGAGCTGAGCGACAACCACGATATCATCTCCATCAGCGCCAAGAACCTTTACACGGCCCAGCCCAGCGGCAGCAAGGACAACAAGAAGGCTGACAAgaccaagggcaagaaggcgAAGAAGGTTAAGGAGCACAAGGAGGGCGGCAGCTGGACCTGGATGATGATCAAGATCTTTTTGTTCATTGTCGTCATCGGCGGTGCATACGTCGGCTACACGGCCTGGAAGACTAACAAGCGGTCGCACAGGTTTTGA